TTTGCGAATGGTTTGGCTACGTGTGAAGCTCAAGTGGGACAGTATCTAGATAAAGGAGACCATTCCAGCAAGAACGCCCAACGCATTATCTCGCAAGCCGCCAGGCTAACAAGACAATATGCAGACCACCTCGACCTACAAATTCCAATTTGGGAAAAGCAAGCCAAAAACGTCACGGATGGAACAGCGGCATGGGGTGACTGGCTTGTCTCGACGGCGAGTGTCCCTCATAGTGAAATCCGAGCATTCAAAAACCTAAATAGGATTCTCATGCGCTGGTCTGAATTGGCTGGTAAGGGTTGCACCATATTTGGGGAACAACTGAATGACCTTACGGTGCTAGACACCAGCCAAGATACTAAGAATGGGCGCGGAAGGATAAAAGAAGCTTTGCGACGTTTGGCTGCTATTATGGAGACAGTCAAAACCAGTTGTGAGTGCACGCTTTCCAAATTGGAGGACGTGCACTGATGGGGAAACTCGTTTTGACCCCAATATGCCACCAACCAAAAGGAAACAGAACCTCGAACGTGGTGTATTTGACACTGCCGCGGATACGCGGCTATAATACGGCTGTCTTTAGCTTGCCCGACGGTTCCCGTCACGCAGGGCGGGAAGGAGGCGGATGGACATGACCCTCAAGGACAAGCTGATGGCCGACTTACAGGACTCGATGCGGAAGGGAGACACCATCCGCCGCGACGTCATTCGATTCCTGCGCTCCGGCATCGGCAACGAAGAGGTCGCCCGGAATGTGGAGAGCCTGGACGACGTCGGAGTGGCGGAGATCATCGCCCGTCAGGCCAAGCAGCGCAGGGAAAGCATCATTGAGTTCAAGAAGGGCAACCGCCAGGACCTCGTGGCGAAGGAGGAGGCGGAGCTCGCCATCCTTCTGTCCTACATGCCGCAGCAGATGTCTCGTGACGAGCTGACCGCGCTGGTCAAGAAGGTCATCCAGGACGTGGGCGCGCACGGCCCCGCCGACAAAGGCAAAGTCATGGGGCGTCTGATGCCCCAGGTCAAGGGGAAAGCGGACGGCCGCGATGTCAATGAGGTGGTCACGACGCTTCTGGCGAACCCCTCTGCTTGACGCCACGCGTACAATAAAACGGTTGGAATGCCCTCAGACCCATCCGGCTGGGGGCGTTCTTTTCCAGAAGTCATTCCAAAATGCCTGCTCCCCCTTCGACAAGCTCAGGGTGAGCGGTGGTTTTTCCGTTCATGGTGAGCCTGCCTGCCCTGAGCAGAGCCGAAGGGTCGAACCATGAGGCCGAATCTTGGAACGGGTTCCAGTAGACTGATAACGGGTTACAACATGCGATTCGGAGTCATCGTCTTCCCCGGCACCTGGAGCGACAGGGACTGCCACTGGGTACTTGACCAGGTCTTTCACCAGCCCGTGGAGTATGTCTGGCACAAAGAGGCCGACGCCTCACGGTTCGACGGTCTTATCCTCCCCGGGGGCTTTTCCTACGGCGACTACCTGCGCGCCGGGGCCATCGCCCGGTTCTCCCCCATCATGCGGGAGGTGGCGCGCTTCGCCCGGCAGGGCCGCCCGGTCTGGGGCATTTGCAACGGCTTCCAGGTGCTCTGCGAGGCGGGCCTGCTTCCCGGCGTCCTCATGCGCAACCGCGACCTGCGCTATCACTGCCAGTGGGTGCACCTGCGCGTCGAGAACGCCAACACCCCCTACACCCGAACGTGCAAGCCGGGCCAGGTGCTGCGCATTCCCATCTCCCACGGCGAGGGCAACTACTTCGTGGACAAAGCGACCCTCGCGCGAATGGAACAGCGCGGACAGGTCGTCTTCCGCTATTGCACCCCTTCGGGCGCCGTCACCGACGAGGCCAACCCTAACGGAGCGCTGGACAACATCGCGGGCGTGACCAACGCCGAGGGGAATGTCCTCGGGATGATGCCGCACCCGGAGCGCTGCTGCGAGGCCGTCCTGGGCGGCACGGACGGTCGCTTCCTGTTCGAGTCCGTTCTCAAGAGTGCGATTGCCAGAGTGACGGCCTAGTCTGTGATCGCAGTCAGTACGCTACGCGGCGAGAAGGTCGTCCTGCGCCTCCGCTTCTTCGGCGACGGTCGCTACCGGGACCTCAACGTGATGGGTATTCTACGAGAAGAGTGGGAGAAGGGCGCGTCCAACGGCGCATAGGCCGGCGGTGACGCGGCGGCACCCCGCTTTGCGGGGCCCGGTCGCAGCCCCCCTTCCCAGGAGAGTCGCGTTTTACCATGCGTGTCTCCCAACAGCACCTGGATGACCTGGCCATATCCCGCCAGGAGTACGGCCTCATCGTCAGTCGGCTGGGCCGGGAGCCTAACCTGCTGGAGCTTGGGCTTTTCGGCTCGCTGTGGAGCGAGCACTGCGGCTACAAGCACTCCAAGCTGCTGCTCAGCCAGTTCCCCCACAAAAGCCCGCGCGTGCTCATCGGCCCCGGCGAGGAGAACGCCGGCGCGGTGGACATCGGCGGCGGGCTGGCCGTCGTCATGAAAGTGGAGTCGCACAACCACCCCTCGGCGGTGGAGCCGTTCCAGGGCGCGGC
The Dehalococcoidia bacterium genome window above contains:
- a CDS encoding GatB/YqeY domain-containing protein, which encodes MTLKDKLMADLQDSMRKGDTIRRDVIRFLRSGIGNEEVARNVESLDDVGVAEIIARQAKQRRESIIEFKKGNRQDLVAKEEAELAILLSYMPQQMSRDELTALVKKVIQDVGAHGPADKGKVMGRLMPQVKGKADGRDVNEVVTTLLANPSA
- the purQ gene encoding phosphoribosylformylglycinamidine synthase subunit PurQ, which gives rise to MRFGVIVFPGTWSDRDCHWVLDQVFHQPVEYVWHKEADASRFDGLILPGGFSYGDYLRAGAIARFSPIMREVARFARQGRPVWGICNGFQVLCEAGLLPGVLMRNRDLRYHCQWVHLRVENANTPYTRTCKPGQVLRIPISHGEGNYFVDKATLARMEQRGQVVFRYCTPSGAVTDEANPNGALDNIAGVTNAEGNVLGMMPHPERCCEAVLGGTDGRFLFESVLKSAIARVTA
- a CDS encoding phosphoribosylformylglycinamidine synthase II, whose translation is MRVSQQHLDDLAISRQEYGLIVSRLGREPNLLELGLFGSLWSEHCGYKHSKLLLSQFPHKSPRVLIGPGEENAGAVDIGGGLAVVMKVESHNHPSAVEPFQGAA